In the Zingiber officinale cultivar Zhangliang chromosome 5A, Zo_v1.1, whole genome shotgun sequence genome, taaaaaattctgtaaaCTAGTTTGTACAGTTTGTAAACTTGTTGACCAGGGTGGATCTGATATTGACGATTCTACTTCATTGAGTTTTTTTGTTAAGTTGGGTGTGGCAGGAAATGGTTGGGTTAGTGAAATTTGGATCAGAGAAATCATGACTAGTCATTTCCTGGAGACTTACTTGGTGTAAGATTCTTTGCATGCTTCTTAGTGTCAGTTTTTAGTGTTTTGCAcaacaaaggagattttttttaaaaaaaatctcttctCATCTATCTGAGTTAGCCGAAGAGTTGATGAACATATTTGACAGGAATATGCGGATGACAGGAGAACATTGCatttaaataatgaaaattatatgAACATGATGATGCACATCATAGGCTAAGAGAGTACAACAATGAAAATTATTTACTTGTGTGCATATGATCTGAGTCCTTGTCAAATCCTTCAAGACAATTCTTGTAACATAATAAtctatatttcataatataaatgATAAGTCATTTCAAATCAAATTAGATGGGTCAAATATTCATATAATATTTCTTATAACTTTATTTTCTAAGTCAAGTATGAATTTCTCATATTTTTCTTAAGTGTATTAGAGGCTTATGTCTATTTTTTAAGATAGGTATGGATGGTAAATACTATTATTTAACTCTCTCGCATAgcatttatttttttcttgttgCGAAATCATGGATTTcgcaacaagaaaaagaaaaaatagggtaaggctgcgtaaagttgttgctttgtgactaaaaggtcacgggttcgaatcctggaaacaacctcttgcaaaaaagcagggtaagactgcgtacaatggatccttcccgggatcccgcatggcgggagtttcgtgtactgggctgccctttttttttgtGAAATCATGGATTGAGACATGACCTGTTTCACATCAAATAGTCATGATTACTTCATTTAAATTGACTTACGAATATGACTAtggtattttaaaaaaattaaaatcatttgcAATGATGAAGAATATAATGGCAAACTGATCATAACTATGATAGAAACTGGTTGTGCTTATTTTGGTATGATTCTATTGACATTGAATTTATGATGGCAAGATTAAGATGTGTCATTCCTTACCGCATTTCTTTTTGTGATTATTTCTAACAATTGAATGATATTGCTTATCTAATGAAAGATTTCATAAAATAATTTGATTTGTGTATCAGTAGAGGATTTATTCTTTTgaacaaacaacaacaacaactaagccttatcccactagatggggtcgactatatgaatcattttacgccattgaactctatctcctactatatcatcatctatatttaaataaattttatcttgttttgttgttgctaaccaagtcttttttggtcttcctcgtttgatatgcatgtttgccatagtttcacattgcctaGCTAGAACATTTGCCATACCATCGTAAatgtgtctctcagagtttttcaTCAATTGatgtaactccgactttctctctaatgctctcatttcttattctatcaATTCTCGTATattcacacatccaccttaacatcctcatctcggcaactctcatcttttgctcatgtgttcgagtcatagtccaacattcagtttcatataacataacaggtcttttgtagaattttcctttaacttttagatgtactttatgatcacataaaacacccgacgctctcctTCATTTTAACCATcccgcttgtattctatgtaagacatctctctcgaTCCCTTCATCATTTTGTAAAtatgatcctaaatatctaaagtTTTCCGTTCAGGCAACTGGTCATCttctatcttaataattgtctaATTATGTCTATattgttaaaattaaatttcatatattctgtctttattttaCTAAGTCTAAAACCTTTCCTTTCTAATTTTAACCATcccgcttgtattctatgtaagacatctctctcgatcccttcatcattttgtaaaaatgatcctaaatatctaaagtTTTCCGTTCAGGCAACTGGTCATCttctatcttaataattgtctaATTATGTCTATattgttaaaattaaatttcatatattctgtctttattttaCTAAGTCTAAAACCTTTCCTTTCTAATGGTTCCTACCAAGATTTTAGTTTAGAATTTACTCCTTCAGGTGTTTTATCTACCaagataatatcatctgcaaataacatgcattgtcttgaatgtgtgtagtaaattcgtccataattagtgtaaaaaaataaGGACTTAGAGTTAATCCTTGAtgttattggaaatgcttcagttactccgcctgaagtttttactctagtcgttatatcctcgtatatatccttaattagttcaatatatgatACGCTAAcccctctcttttctagaattctccatataatttctagactctatcataagctttttctaagtcaatgaataccatgggTAGATCCTTATTTTTACtctcaatatttttcaattaattgtctaagaagatatataacttttattgtcgaccttctagacacgaatccaaattgattttcggtcaccgtagtctctttaatcttttttctattacttttttttttccaaagtttcatggtataacGTATTATTAATactcctatagtttgcacaattttgtatgtctcctatataagggaactagagtgtTTATCCTTTATTTaggcatttttttcatttttaatatcatgttatataattttgtaaatcattcaataccttgtttccctaggcacCTACATACCTCTATCgcaatatcatctggtccaacggtttTTCTATTATGCATCCTATTTAAAGcttattttacttctgaagtttgaattctacgataaaaatttaaatttctatgctcatgtgacctacttaaattatctaagttaagttagtcacctaaatcttcattaaaaagttgataaaaatatctcttccaccgttcttttatttctccttcaTTTTCTAGTAccttattacattcatctttaatacattttatttggataagatctcttggaTTCCTttttctcactttagctattctataaatgtctctttccccttcttttgtatccaatttttgatataatcattcaaaaatttcattctttgcttcagtCACTAttctcttagcttctttcttggcaattgtatattttttaaagtttttcttgttcttacaaatatataattccttataaggtATTCATTTTTTCTTTactttctcttatactttctcattctaccaccaagatttcttacttagtggtgcatgtccctttaactcaccgagtacactcttagctactattttcaactttgataccatcttatccatGTCATATTAGGATCACCGTATATtttacctaatgcttgtacttttaccttctccttaaatatattttgcttcccatctttTAATTTCCACCGCTTAATTCTATCTGCCAAATAACTTTCTTTAATTTTTGATGTTTTATCATCATTTCCTGAAActattttcttctcttcttttggtATTTTCTCAAGatctttcattttattttttatgaataaaaaattTGTCCAATTTTTAGATTGAATTTGCATGGTAGATTCAAGTATAATCTTATTATACCTTTTGAATATTTTGCATTTTCATTTGGTTGATATACTTTCACCATCTtgaattcaaataaataaatcaCTTTACCTTTTCAAGTTTATTCATTATTCATTTTAAAACTGGTAATTTTTTGATTACCCAtgcttttgaaaattttacttttagtAGAAAATACCTTTTGTTTCATCTATTTTTCTGAGTTCTATGTATATGGATTCACTAAAAGAAGGTAAGGCTCAAGCAAGaccaaaaccttgatttttttCTATATTTCTTATTGCGTACTTGGTTGTTCTACATGGTGGTCCATGAATGCAACAGTTCTCCACATCTTACACTGTACAAACTGCGATTATGTGGTTATATAATCTGTCAATATGTGGGTGGATCAAATGTGCTGGCCAGAGATTACAAAGCATATGCAATGTAAATTTTTTCTTCTTCAGGCTCACCAACTATAGCCAATTTATTTGTTGGTGAGCTATCAATAGCAGGGCACCTGCGCCACCTATCTGTAATCTGCCTATCTCCTCACCATAGCAAATGAGGAATATGATGAAATCAATGATGATTCCACTCAGTCACTTAATTacctttatatttttattttttttggataCTCATTAAATGTTTTATTCATTAGTTAACTTTTAGAAACTTAAATGCTGATTGCTTGTGGTTAAACTGatttttgtttatatttattAACTGATGACTATTTAAATTGCCAATTACTCAATTTTagtgattattttttattaaggATAATTTACAACAATATGCATTTCAAAATCTTGCTTGGTACAACTTCATCTACTATTAGCATTTTTATTGGTTTCTTATTGTTAAATCCAATTTTCCTTTTGTTGACCTCATTCAGCCTCTAATTGGCAATTTAACACTATAGGGAATTGACTTGCCTATAGAGCTTAATAGATTAAGATGGCTGGATTCTGATATATCTTTGTTTTGCTTGTTGATCTCTTGCAGATGATTCTCCCTTGTTATATAGATAATACTTGGCTTCTGAATAATTTGTCTTCCTGGAAAGATAAATGTCAGAATGCACAAAGTGCTGGCTCTATTGAAACACTCATAGAGGTATgaaaaaaatgaagtttgaattttaagaCTTGAATAAGTAGTTATAGATCCATCCTATGGATAATTGCAATCTATTGCTGGCTCACTTTATTCAGCTAGATTTGTCATCTTATTTTGTTAAATTGGAGACAAGATGCCATGAAATTGTGCTTAATACATGTTCTAGTTTTCATGATTTTATGAAGAGAGGCAGTGAAGTTGGTTTGGATCATTATTAAAATGCATGTTGTTGATACACTAGATATAACATGGTAGGGTATTGGACTATTGCTGTTCTTTTATTGTGCTTAAGCAAAATACGTGACTATATTCTTTTAGGGGTCATTTATTGGTCTTGAGTGCATGGGGATTTTGAACATTGGTGTCCAACTAACAAGTTTGTCAAACAACAATATTAATGTAGTTAGAAAACTGGATGGTTGCTTTCCTTCATCAACCAGTGTTAAATTTTTAGATGGCTTTAGATTGATTATATTTCTACATTCTTAAAAGGTATATATTTAAACATTTTGTTAAAAATACTTTGCATATTGATACACTTGTCTCTGATTTTAGTATatctttttttaatattcttatatttaatgttatttgattatttttattaaatattattggTTGCGGTGCTTTCAATATTAAGGACATAATCTACACtgctttttaaaattatttttattctagAAATGTTTCAATAAAAAGAGGTAATGTGGTTTATTTAACTCTAGGATCATTTTAGTTTTGTAGAAAACCTAATATAAAACCTAGGAGATTGGTTGATATTACACTAAGATAGCCAAAAGGGACAAAGAAGATAAATTTTATCAGAAGTGAAGATCCCTTGACAAGAGAGATGGTGGCTTATTGGCCTCAATCATGAACCAAAAACTTGATAAGTCCTATTTTGAGAGTATACATCATTGCACATTCACTTGACATCTATTGTAATGATAAATGACTCTTCTAGTATAACAAATACTTTGATTAGTCTTTATACTGAACTAATGCTGAAAAAATGAGTGTTATGCATTGGATGAGTGCTTTAGTTCTTTCTATTATCCTAATGGGATAAACCCCATAATTTCCCTAAAGCCCTAATTAAATAGTCCTCCTAGGACATCCATACTAAAATTAGTTTCTACACATGCATATAAATATATTCGGTTAGCCACTGGGATTTATATTTTGGCTAATACATCTAGAACTTCAATAAACACGTGCAATATatgaataaatattaatttctctgCTTCTAGTGTCACTCTTCTTTGTTGCTTATAGTACTCTGGTCAatgcttctcctcttcctctcttctattttttAAGTGATTCATCTCCTTATGACCAATAAATGAAATCAAAGGATGAGTCATGGGAATAGAATCTTCATGTCTCAAATGGTGTCGGTCGAAACAAGTTGTCTCAGTTTGTATCATCAAATTGTGTTGGTTAGGCAAGATAATGACATTTACCTATGTCAACACTATATGGGTATTAGTTGATGGTGCCAAAATGATATTATGTTGACCAATAGCCATAGACACTTCAAGCTATtatatttttagtttaatttcctCTTTGGTATATCTGAAAGTAGTATATATTAGAATTTGGAAAATAGTGTTAATTGGGAGGAGCTACAAATATCAAGTTCTTTATGGTAATTGCTTCATTTCAGCAAATTAAATTAGTGAGAGCACTTGCAGGTAAATTGGTCCTAATGAGCTTAAATATGCTCTtattagataagttgaatttttagtttttaattgctATTTTTATTCTCATTTTACCTGAAAAGTTGTTATTAACCATGTGAGGGTAGGCTGGTTTATATAAAGGATGCCTATCATTTGATAATGTGAATATAACTTTCTGTAATACTAATTCTTGCATCCTTGGATCAATTTTGGTGTAAGTACTATGCACCTgggattaattttttatattcatgcatgtaaatccttttaaaaatctagGACCTTGTGATATGTCTGGCTGTCTTTGCTACCAAtctttacattacaattttggcATACCTAGTCAGTTAACTAGTTTCAATTATTCTGGATGATCCACATCTTTGCATGAACCAGGAGTTGATGGATTCAATATTCTGGGTGAAAATTAATGAGCTGTGGAATGCACCAATGCAGCCTGAGTTAGGTCCTGAATGGAAAACTTGGAGACAAGATGCCATGAAATTGTTCTTTTCCTCTCCATCGACTCATGTTTATGGAAACACAGGTCCAAACAATGTGAGCGGTTCTTTGGTTGTGGGAAATGAAGCTAGTGGGAGGTACTCAAAACTTGAAATTTGCAAAGCAGAAATATGTGCTACTCCCAAACTCTCTCAGACCAATGTGATAGAAGTTGATTTCAAAAGTTACCAAGAATCAGTAAAATCTCAGCCTCCATGTAAGTCATATAAGGTTGAAGAACTACATATGGTGGCTGGGTCATCAGAATCTCAATCCTTGGCCAAGACATGCAATGGGTTTGTAGATGATGGTAGCGATGTAAAGCTAATTCAGTCATCACAAGTGGATATTTTTCCAAAAACAGTAAGAGAAAACAGAGTCTTGCTGTACACTCAAAATGAATTAGAAGCTAAAGAAAAATATCGACAATGTCAAGCTTTTGTCCTATCTAAAGGACGACAGTGTGGAAGATGGGCAAGTGATGGCCATATTTATTGTTGTGCCCACCTGAATGTTCGAAATCCAGAAAAGCTTTCTCATGAGGCGCAAACAATTCCTCTTGAAGCCCCCATGTGCAAGGGCACAACTACTCATGGCAGAAACTGTAAGCATCATGCTCGACAAGGATCCACATTTTGTAAGAAACATCAGCTTCTGGGAAGTCATGGATCAATGCATAGCAAGAGTCATCTCTTAGGGCACACTCTCAGGGGAGGTAGCAATGACAATCTGGTCTTGGAAAGTTCTTCTAGCTCAAACATGGTTCACAATGAGCTTACATCACCAAGAGAAATTCAGACAACACATGAGAATTTAATTCCAGTTGTGGTTGGCATAACCTCAGATGAAAGAGATTGCTTGATGAAAACATCTGAGCTTTACAATGCATTACCTGCTCCTCTAAGTAGTCGTCCAGATTTACCACGCTGCATAGGAAGCCAACATCAAAATAATGATGATCAATGTCTAGAGTATGCCACGAGGCACACATTATACTGCAATAACCACCTTCCGAAATTTCTTAAACGTGCAAGAAATGGTAGGAGTCGACTAGTATCAAAAGACATTTTTTTGAATCTCCTGAATCAGTGCAGCTCAAGGAGGGAAAAGTTGTGTTTACACCAAGCATGTGAACTTCTCTATGGATTCATGAAAATTAGTCTGTCCTGTCAAAGGCCAGTATCAAGAGGTGACACATTATCATGGATATTATCTGAAGCCATGAAAGATCCACCAACAGGAGATTTCTTATTGAAGTTGGTGGCAAGTGAAAGAGATAAACTTTCAAATAGTTGGGGGTTCAACATGGATAAAGACAGGGGAAAATCATCCTGGGAAGACAAAATACCCATGCCCACAGTAAataatgataagaactatgaaaTAAGTATTAAGTGCAAAATTTGTGCTGAGGTCTTTGCTGATGACCATACTCTTGGTATACACTGGACTCAAGTGCATAAAAAGGAGGCTCGATGGCTTTTTAGAGGATATGCTTGTGCTGTTTGCATGACATCATTTACCAACAGAAAAGTTGTTGAAACCCATGTAAAAGAGAGACATGGCATGCAATTCCTTGAAAACTCGATAATCTTCAGATGCATGTCTTGCAATAGTCACTTTGTCAGTTCTGATCACTTATGGCAACACATATTGTCATGCCATTCAATGGATTTTAGATTACCAAACCTTAATCTACGACCCCTGGATGAATATCTTCAGCCAAAAATAGAGATAAACAATATAGTCAGTAGTAATAACAATGCCACTGAAAACCATGAGGGTTCCCAAAAATTCACCTGTAAGTCTTGTGGTTTAAGATTTGATCTACTACCTGATCTTGGTCGGCACCACCAAGTTGCCCATATGAACCGAAATTCTACTATCCAATTTCCTCAACAGAGTGGAAATCACCATCTGAAACGTAATAGGAATTTCTATCCAAGATTTAAGAAAAACTTTGAAGCATCAAAGAGATATAAAGGCCTTATTAGTTTTGGCATGCCAAAGCATAACAAGTCTTCTCATTCCATACACTTTGTCAGAGAACAAAATACTCATTCACCTGAACCATTGGGTCTTGGGCTGCTGCTGGATATCCATTGCTCTGGAGTTGCAGAAACCTTTATATCTAAGATCCAGAAAACAAAGCCTCGGCCAAGTAGCCCGGAGCTACTTTCTGTTGCAAGTTCTGCGTGTTGCAGAACTAATTTTCATTATGCATTGGAGGTTAAGTATGGGTTCCTGCCGGAGAATGTTTACTTGAAGGCGTTAAAGCTTTGCAGTGAGCAGAATATCCAAGTAGGTTGGCATCTAGATGGATTCATCTGCCCTAAAGGATGCAAGACTTTACAAAAGACAAATTCTTTAGCTCCTCTACTTGCTTCCAAACCATTACTTGCACAAACTCCTGCATACATGGTAGATTCTTGCAGCAATGCAAATTGGGAGATGGATGAAAGTCACTATATACTCAACCCAGAACATCTTAACTTCAAATCTTTGCAGaaaggcattattttgtgtgaagATGTGAGTTTTGGCAAAGAAGCAGTTCCCATTACTTGTGTTGTTGATGAGTATTTGAAGGATTCTTTCCTTGTAGCATCTCACGAAGGGACCTATGATCAAGAACCTCTACTACATATGCCTtggaaagaatttaaatatataaCTAAGCAGTTGATAGGATCATATCTTTCTCTGGAGGCAAAGGTACTTGCTGAGTTCATATATTTTGATTGAAATGCTAGTTGCGGCAAAAACTATACCTTCTTTCTATAGGAATAGTTTCTTAATCTAAGTAATGCTGACATTATAGTGAATGATTGGCTTCCAAGTATATTTGTGCAGGATTTACAACTGGGTTGCAACTGCCCAGACTCAATGTGCTATCCTGAAAGTTGCAGTCATATATACTTATTTGACGCTGATCAAATGAATGCTAAAGATGCCACTGGAAACTCAATGCATTGTAGATTTGCTTATGATAAGAAAGGCCGTATAGTCTTGGAGGTAATTTATTTATCTAGTTGCTTGAGTTTCATTTATCAAATTGATCTAAATTAGAATGTGTTGTGCGAACTGAACCAACCTTAGTGACTCAACATAGGATATATTGTGGGGCTCGTCTGTTAATATCATGGGCTTGTGTGCTTCAATTGGCAATCTCAGTAGAGGATAATCTTCAAAATATAAAATGTTGTACTATTTCTTGGATGATTGAAAACAGTGAGAAGGGAAACTCTTTCAGACCTTAAATAATATCATCTTATATCCAGGGCAAATAGAGAAGTTTACTAGAAATAgtaaacaaaaacaataaaatttaacattaaaataaaataaaataaattagacCATAAACTGGTTTATGATGATGCAATATCTCTGAGACACTAGACTTGGATGAATATATAGCCTAACTCTGATAGAAATATTTGGTTGTATGTTAGTATAAATTTTGGTTCACTGAATGGCACGTATGGttttattaaatatattcaaTTGCTTAATCAACAATCATAACTGTTATGGCTCATGTTAAagcttataaaaaaaattaaaacttttaagTCTTCCAGTGGAATGTGGGGCATTGGCTAAGCTGTGCACGGGCACATTATTCTAATTTACAAGTTTGACAATCAAGCCATGCTTGTAAGTTTGGTCAAAAAAATTCTATCATGTGTAAACCATAATGTCTTTCTAACATGCATTTCGCTGGCACTAGACAGTCTTTAGCTAATCATTTGGATTACAAGGATGAATTTGCTGAGACAAAAACCATCTTGAATGATAAATTGTAGGCTCCTGGACCCTTCTAATAATcataattcttctaatgaagtTGTATTGATTTAAACAAATCATGTTCAGTTTAATCAACTTGATTTCATTCAAAGGCAACAACTTCAATAGTCATAGAATGCACCAAAAGTGCTACTCTCTAAGATTAAAAGTGGCTACTTTTTTTCAATGGGAGGTTGCTGCTTGAAAATTTCATGTATTAGTGGGCTTAGTGCAATTTGAAACACTTTCAGGATCAAATATTGACTAGAGCAAGACTTTGGTAACCACCAAATTCATGTATATTGTAAGGCCTCTTTTAGTTTTTCAATGAGCAAGGCAATATTCTGACCTTATTGATTTAGAAATATCTGGAAGACAGTATGCATGTGCATCGATTCATAATTGATCAGAGGATAGATGCAATTTTAATCCATTCTAGCTCACATTTTCATGCAATTTGAATGGAGTTTCAATAAAGGACTTATTTAGTTAGGCCATGAAAACTCCACAAAATATTAGTGATCAGCTAAAACAAACAAAAACCTAGGAATATGATTGCATGTGGGTTGGCAAATTCTTGTGTTATTCTTGTGATAGCTGtatcataatttaataaattatcagtctttaaaaaataatgttataCTATGTACTAATAAACAAATCAAGTTGCATCATATTTTAATATTAGCGTTGTCACTTTCAGGTTTTGTTTGTATAATTTGTGTCTGGGATATGTGGTGTTTGTATCATGTTATTGCGGTATTAGAGAGAACATTTAAATTTTGATGAAAATGAAGATTTGTGATGATAATGATATCATCACAGTAGAGAACTAAAAGTCGTCTCTTGATGCCCCTGGGGCAATAGTGCAATGGTTAGGCCTCCAATGAATAACCAAGGGATCTAAGGTTTTAATATCTGGCGTACTATAGGGGATTTTCTCTCCCGTGAGAAGCGGACCTAAGAATGATGCTGGCTGGCTGGATGGGCCTCCATGAttacttcccgatttatcctagtgGTCAGTGAGAAACTTTCGTAGGGCCGGGCCGATCATCGGATTAGCCGGTTCAAAGAGCTAGATACCTGGTGTTAactaaaatatatacataaataacTTGTCTCTTAATACTCGACAATGACCTAGATTATTGAAAATATATGCCTGACCAGTCAAATGAACCATCTTTTATTTCAAAGGTTGTTTCCTCTAGGGTTTTTCTACAATGACTATATATGACCTTGATGGAATCCTCTGCATGACATCCTTGTGTATATTCTCATCTAGCTGTTTACCTTCATGTTGGTGATTTTGTCAGCAATCGGGTAAGGGCGTCTTTATTAGGAAAGAGAGAAAGTTGGGGGATGTGGATATTCAGAGAATGACAGAAAACAGGGAGAGAAGAAAGTTGCAAAAATTTGTTTATTTGGGAAGAGAAAAAATTGGGAAGATGCAAGGATTTCATAAAAGACCACTTTTACTCTGATCTTCTGTCTCCTTTGTCTTGCCCCCTTATGGTTCACTAGCAGCAGTTATCCTAGCCAGTGCCTGTGGTGAGTGAGACTTGAGGTGAGTAGTCCTTGTTTGCCAGCACCTGATGAAGATAATCATGGAAAGAAAGACCGGAATTGGGAATAGGTAAATCTGAGGAAGGAGCTACTTCTCATTTTTTGGAAAAGAGTTGGGTGTTTGATCTTTCCAACTTTCTATCTTTCATCATTTTCTCACCAGAGAAACAACCTATTAAAATCTATTTTCCctcaaattttctcatttttctatGTTCATCACTTTCTGTATGAGTAAACAAGGCTATATTGCCCCGGGGCAATAGTGTAGCGGCAGAGTGCCTACAAATATCTAAGGATCGAGTCTCAGCTTTGACGAATTAACAGATGAATTTCCCTTAATGTGCGGTTGACTTAGAATGCTGGGCGGTTGACCGTCCATTGCGAGCACTTTTCAATTTACTAGTCGCCGGTGGGAAACTTTGTGGAGCCGAGATGATCACCCCCAGGATTAGTCAGCGTAAGTTGGATACCTAGTGCCAACTCTAAAAAAAAGAGGCTATATTGATAGGAATATTCAGATCTCTTAAATCAATTTGAATTACATTAAATAGAATATTGTTTAATCTCTATTTCTTACACCTTCAATTATAATTATTTCAACTTGTCTAACTATATAATCTTTTTGTTTCTCGGATACTATATGATCATGCCatattattctaaaattttattactTTAAAGGGAACCCGATGAGTTTTTTTAATCATCCAGTCTGTCCTATTAATGATGATTTCCTTTGAATAGGTGTGATAAACCATCTTAACCTTTTACATTGATGTTGCTTTAATGCTTGTGTAGAAATTTTATCATTCGTCAAatgaaatttcaattttttttgtggAGTATATTGTCCTTGTAAGACATCTTGTTACAATTTTTGCAGAAAGATCTCCTAGTCCAAGAATGCAATTCCTGCTGCAAGTGTGATGCAACATGTCCCAACAGAGTATTGCAGAATGGAGTTCAAATTAAGCTGGAAATATTCAGAACAGAAAAGAAGGTAAACGTTTGCAAGTCCTCAAAAGTTGTTAATTCTTGACTAAGTCTGTCTGTTCTTGCAGGGTTGGGCAGTCAGGGCTGGGGAGACTATTTCACGTGGCACTTTCATTTGCGAGTAC is a window encoding:
- the LOC121981162 gene encoding histone-lysine N-methyltransferase SUVR5-like isoform X1, which encodes MHIDDLEQCKVEEDQTNRTKGSANHSVSVMHIHGYRISDIHAQEKCSFDKEDCNNMFSSSTMKLHSSSDPHFLERVSYFTLEKKAELVDRIASNDCISTKDDKRGETDGSGLDMIQNTISETTCISHSLRDINDQPRPFVAVDDFASVRDFKQDNIVMEKQEDNHLLATDSSSLKVKQDDWVQNENQVDEGTVQIVNQEGELGTQRNNTLEPDHPVALWVKWRGKWQTGIQCPQADCPLSAIRAKPTHERKRYIPIFFPRSRTYSWTDMLLVCSINELPEPLVRGTHRKWRKLVKDLTIPRRHVMQKLAVTMLNISDHLHIEAVIENVRKAAFWKEFAREVSQCRDYPDFGRMLLMLQTMILPCYIDNTWLLNNLSSWKDKCQNAQSAGSIETLIEELMDSIFWVKINELWNAPMQPELGPEWKTWRQDAMKLFFSSPSTHVYGNTGPNNVSGSLVVGNEASGRYSKLEICKAEICATPKLSQTNVIEVDFKSYQESVKSQPPCKSYKVEELHMVAGSSESQSLAKTCNGFVDDGSDVKLIQSSQVDIFPKTVRENRVLLYTQNELEAKEKYRQCQAFVLSKGRQCGRWASDGHIYCCAHLNVRNPEKLSHEAQTIPLEAPMCKGTTTHGRNCKHHARQGSTFCKKHQLLGSHGSMHSKSHLLGHTLRGGSNDNLVLESSSSSNMVHNELTSPREIQTTHENLIPVVVGITSDERDCLMKTSELYNALPAPLSSRPDLPRCIGSQHQNNDDQCLEYATRHTLYCNNHLPKFLKRARNGRSRLVSKDIFLNLLNQCSSRREKLCLHQACELLYGFMKISLSCQRPVSRGDTLSWILSEAMKDPPTGDFLLKLVASERDKLSNSWGFNMDKDRGKSSWEDKIPMPTVNNDKNYEISIKCKICAEVFADDHTLGIHWTQVHKKEARWLFRGYACAVCMTSFTNRKVVETHVKERHGMQFLENSIIFRCMSCNSHFVSSDHLWQHILSCHSMDFRLPNLNLRPLDEYLQPKIEINNIVSSNNNATENHEGSQKFTCKSCGLRFDLLPDLGRHHQVAHMNRNSTIQFPQQSGNHHLKRNRNFYPRFKKNFEASKRYKGLISFGMPKHNKSSHSIHFVREQNTHSPEPLGLGLLLDIHCSGVAETFISKIQKTKPRPSSPELLSVASSACCRTNFHYALEVKYGFLPENVYLKALKLCSEQNIQVGWHLDGFICPKGCKTLQKTNSLAPLLASKPLLAQTPAYMVDSCSNANWEMDESHYILNPEHLNFKSLQKGIILCEDVSFGKEAVPITCVVDEYLKDSFLVASHEGTYDQEPLLHMPWKEFKYITKQLIGSYLSLEAKDLQLGCNCPDSMCYPESCSHIYLFDADQMNAKDATGNSMHCRFAYDKKGRIVLEKDLLVQECNSCCKCDATCPNRVLQNGVQIKLEIFRTEKKGWAVRAGETISRGTFICEYIGEVLNVEETNTKRYDSDGCSYVYDISAHVDGTRQWIGGMVPCVIDATKHGNVARFINHSCSPNLVDHLVFVESMDIQLAHIGLYASRDIVIGEELSYDYRTKLLPGEGHPCHCEASNCRGRLY